From Humibacter ginsenosidimutans, a single genomic window includes:
- a CDS encoding MOSC domain-containing protein, with translation MTPEDLRHHDAPRVLSVSRDDGHRFGKPVVSEIRLIAGWGVEGDAHAGTTVQHRSRVARDPSQPNLRQVHLIHAELFGEVADHGFTVRPGEMGENIATTGLDLLSLPVGTVLHLGDTAKVELTGLRNPCDQINGLAPGLMKEMVSRAADGTVVRKAGVMSIVIAGGVVRPGDAIVVELPAGEPVALQPV, from the coding sequence GTGACCCCCGAAGATCTACGCCATCACGACGCGCCGCGCGTGCTCTCCGTCAGCCGCGACGACGGTCACCGCTTCGGCAAGCCCGTCGTCTCCGAGATCCGGCTGATCGCAGGCTGGGGCGTGGAGGGGGATGCCCACGCCGGCACCACGGTGCAGCACCGTTCCCGCGTGGCTCGCGACCCGTCCCAGCCGAACCTGCGCCAGGTGCACCTCATCCATGCCGAGCTCTTCGGCGAGGTAGCGGACCACGGGTTCACGGTGCGGCCGGGGGAGATGGGCGAGAACATCGCCACGACCGGACTCGACCTGTTGTCGCTGCCCGTCGGCACGGTGCTGCACCTGGGCGACACCGCGAAGGTCGAGCTCACGGGCCTGCGCAATCCGTGCGATCAGATCAACGGGCTCGCGCCCGGGCTGATGAAGGAGATGGTGAGCCGCGCGGCGGACGGCACCGTCGTGCGCAAGGCGGGGGTCATGTCGATCGTGATCGCGGGCGGCGTCGTACGCCCCGGCGATGCGATCGTCGTCGAGCTTCCCGCCGGCGAACCCGTCGCGTTGCAGCCCGTGTAG
- a CDS encoding DUF885 domain-containing protein yields the protein MTDQEQTRTPTPIDTIAEEWVDTQLELMPEMHVYLGRPGREGEYADYSPDGAARYAEAAASALRRIEAAEPADDVDRVTKLDLTRELGLEVEKHDAGFEQRDLNVIASPVQGLRDIFDLAPTATTSDWEAIATRLHNLPTAMRGYIETLRSGIHAGNVPAVRQVHEGIAQANKQVASSGFFYTLAQNARAGDTDLPDSLKSDLAKGASEAAAAYGELAVFLEDELAVHAPEQDAVGRDIYSIASRGFLGATVDLDETYEWGVEELRRMVEEQEAIAREIKPGASVAEAIAFLDGDASRKLQGTDALKAWMQETANRAVSELNGTQFDIPEPLRRIECMIAPTQEGGIYYTPPTDDFSRPGRMWWSVPEGVTEFDTWRELTTVYHEGVPGHHLQCGVAIYNSAQLNTWRRNQFVSGHGEGWALYAERLMEQLGYLDDPADRLGMLDGQRMRAARVVLDIGVHLGKQRPDGHGVWTGDYAFEFLGQNVNMNEGFVRFEVNRYLGWPGQAPAYKIGQRIWEQIRDEYKEREGAAFDIKAFHKKALDIGGVGLDTLKTALLG from the coding sequence ATGACCGATCAGGAACAGACCAGAACACCCACCCCGATCGACACGATCGCTGAGGAGTGGGTCGACACACAGCTCGAGCTGATGCCCGAGATGCACGTCTACCTCGGACGCCCCGGCCGTGAAGGCGAGTACGCGGACTACTCGCCCGACGGTGCCGCGCGATACGCCGAGGCAGCGGCATCCGCTCTCCGTCGCATCGAGGCAGCGGAGCCGGCCGACGACGTCGACCGGGTGACCAAGCTCGATCTCACCCGCGAACTGGGCCTCGAAGTGGAGAAGCACGACGCGGGTTTCGAGCAGCGCGACCTCAACGTCATCGCCTCTCCCGTGCAGGGACTGCGTGACATCTTCGACCTGGCGCCGACGGCGACAACGTCCGACTGGGAGGCGATCGCCACCCGCTTGCACAACCTTCCGACAGCGATGCGGGGCTACATCGAGACGCTGCGCAGCGGCATCCACGCCGGCAACGTTCCCGCCGTCAGACAGGTGCACGAGGGCATCGCGCAGGCGAACAAGCAGGTGGCCTCCAGCGGCTTCTTCTACACGCTCGCGCAGAACGCGAGGGCGGGCGACACCGACCTTCCCGACTCGCTGAAGAGCGACCTGGCCAAGGGTGCCTCCGAGGCGGCCGCCGCCTACGGAGAGCTCGCCGTCTTTCTCGAGGACGAGCTCGCGGTGCACGCGCCAGAGCAGGATGCCGTGGGCCGCGACATCTACTCCATCGCCTCGCGCGGGTTCCTCGGCGCCACCGTCGACCTCGACGAGACGTACGAGTGGGGCGTCGAGGAGCTGCGCCGCATGGTCGAGGAGCAGGAGGCGATCGCCAGAGAGATCAAGCCGGGCGCGTCGGTGGCGGAGGCCATCGCTTTTCTCGACGGCGACGCATCCCGCAAGCTTCAGGGCACCGATGCGCTGAAGGCCTGGATGCAGGAGACGGCGAACCGCGCCGTCTCCGAGCTCAACGGAACCCAGTTCGACATTCCCGAGCCGCTGCGCCGCATCGAGTGCATGATCGCGCCGACCCAGGAAGGCGGCATCTACTACACGCCGCCGACCGACGACTTCTCGCGCCCGGGTCGCATGTGGTGGAGCGTGCCGGAGGGCGTCACGGAGTTCGACACCTGGCGCGAGTTGACGACCGTGTATCACGAGGGCGTTCCCGGCCACCACCTGCAGTGCGGCGTCGCCATCTACAACTCGGCGCAGCTGAACACGTGGCGCCGCAACCAGTTCGTCTCCGGCCACGGCGAGGGCTGGGCGCTCTACGCGGAGCGACTCATGGAGCAGCTCGGCTACCTCGACGACCCGGCTGACCGGCTCGGGATGCTCGACGGGCAGCGGATGCGCGCGGCCCGCGTCGTGCTCGACATCGGCGTGCACCTCGGCAAGCAGCGACCGGACGGCCATGGTGTGTGGACGGGCGACTACGCCTTCGAGTTCCTCGGCCAGAACGTGAACATGAACGAGGGCTTCGTGCGCTTCGAGGTGAACCGTTACCTCGGCTGGCCCGGCCAGGCTCCCGCGTACAAGATCGGCCAGCGCATCTGGGAGCAGATCCGCGACGAGTACAAGGAGCGCGAGGGCGCCGCGTTCGACATCAAGGCCTTCCACAAGAAGGCGCTCGACATCGGTGGCGTCGGACTCGACACGCTGAAGACCGCCCTGCTGGGCTGA
- the rpsA gene encoding 30S ribosomal protein S1 has translation MTTATTDKKAKQVAINDIGSAEDFLAAVEKTLKFFNDGDLIEGTVVKIDRDEVLLDVGYKTEGVIPSRELSIKHDVDPSEVVGVGDTVEALVLQKEDKEGRLILSKKRAQYERAWGDVEKIKEADGVVTGSVIEVVKGGLIVDIGLRGFLPASLIELRRVRDLTPYLGQEIEAKILELDKNRNNVVLSRRALLEQTQSESRSTFLANLHPGQVRKGVVSSIVNFGAFVDLGGVDGLVHVSELSWKHIEHASEVVEVGQEVTVEVLSVELDRERVSLSLKATQEDPWQVFARTHAIGQFAPGKVTKLVPFGAFVRVADGIEGLVHISELSGKHVELAEQVVSVGEEVFVKVIDIDLERRRISLSLKQANEGVDPEGTEFDPALYGMLTEYDEQGNYKFPEGFDAETGEWTEGSDAQREKWEQEYAEAQARWEAHKRQVAKGIEEEAAQAAETSSRGGASYSSESGNGGTLADDASLAALREKLSSNS, from the coding sequence ATGACAACCGCAACGACCGACAAGAAGGCCAAGCAGGTCGCGATCAACGACATCGGCTCGGCCGAGGACTTTCTTGCAGCGGTCGAGAAGACTCTGAAGTTCTTCAACGATGGTGACCTGATCGAAGGCACCGTGGTGAAGATCGACCGCGACGAGGTTCTCCTCGACGTCGGATACAAGACCGAGGGCGTGATCCCCTCCCGCGAGCTTTCCATCAAGCACGACGTCGACCCCAGCGAGGTCGTCGGCGTCGGCGACACCGTCGAGGCCCTCGTTCTCCAGAAGGAGGACAAGGAAGGCCGCCTCATCCTGTCCAAGAAGCGCGCACAGTACGAGCGCGCCTGGGGCGACGTGGAGAAGATCAAGGAAGCCGATGGCGTCGTGACCGGTTCGGTCATCGAGGTCGTCAAGGGCGGCCTGATCGTCGACATCGGACTGCGCGGCTTCCTGCCCGCATCCCTTATCGAGCTGCGCCGTGTGCGCGACCTCACGCCGTACCTCGGCCAGGAGATCGAGGCGAAGATCCTCGAGCTCGACAAGAACCGCAACAACGTGGTGCTGTCCCGCCGCGCTCTGCTCGAGCAGACGCAGTCGGAGAGCCGCTCCACCTTCCTCGCCAACCTCCACCCGGGCCAGGTGCGCAAGGGTGTCGTGTCGTCGATCGTCAACTTCGGCGCGTTCGTCGACCTCGGCGGCGTCGACGGTCTGGTGCACGTCTCCGAACTGTCCTGGAAGCACATCGAGCACGCCAGCGAGGTCGTCGAGGTCGGCCAGGAGGTCACCGTCGAGGTGCTCTCCGTCGAGCTCGACCGCGAGCGCGTCTCGCTGTCGCTCAAGGCGACGCAGGAAGACCCGTGGCAGGTCTTCGCCCGCACGCACGCCATCGGCCAGTTCGCGCCCGGCAAGGTCACGAAGCTGGTTCCGTTCGGTGCGTTCGTGCGCGTCGCGGACGGCATCGAAGGCCTCGTGCACATCTCCGAGCTGTCGGGCAAGCACGTCGAGCTCGCCGAGCAGGTCGTGTCGGTCGGCGAAGAGGTCTTCGTCAAGGTCATCGACATCGACCTCGAGCGTCGCCGTATCTCGCTGTCGCTGAAGCAGGCGAACGAGGGCGTCGACCCCGAGGGCACCGAGTTCGACCCGGCGCTCTACGGCATGCTCACGGAGTACGACGAGCAGGGCAACTACAAGTTCCCCGAGGGCTTCGACGCCGAGACCGGCGAGTGGACAGAAGGCTCCGACGCTCAGCGCGAGAAGTGGGAGCAGGAGTACGCCGAGGCTCAGGCCCGCTGGGAGGCGCACAAGCGCCAGGTGGCCAAGGGCATCGAGGAAGAGGCCGCTCAGGCTGCCGAGACCTCGTCGCGCGGCGGCGCTTCCTACTCGAGCGAGTCGGGCAACGGCGGCACGCTTGCCGACGACGCCTCGCTCGCGGCTCTGCGCGAGAAGCTGTCCAGCAACAGCTGA
- a CDS encoding BlaI/MecI/CopY family transcriptional regulator, translating to MVKLGDLERAVMDVVWDSPTPIAATDLREALNASGAHDKDLAITTVMTVLTRLEAKGFVVRDRDARPHLYRSAMSREDHVAELMHEVLGSAADRDAVLARFVGQVTPHDAERLRKLLEA from the coding sequence GTGGTCAAGCTCGGCGATCTCGAGCGCGCCGTCATGGACGTGGTGTGGGACTCGCCCACTCCGATCGCCGCGACCGATCTGCGCGAGGCGCTCAACGCATCCGGTGCGCACGACAAAGACCTCGCCATCACCACGGTGATGACCGTGCTCACCCGCCTGGAGGCCAAGGGCTTCGTCGTGCGCGACAGGGATGCCCGCCCCCACCTCTACCGCTCGGCCATGAGCCGCGAAGACCACGTCGCCGAACTCATGCACGAGGTGCTCGGATCGGCTGCCGACCGCGACGCCGTGCTCGCCCGCTTCGTCGGACAGGTCACCCCCCACGATGCGGAGCGGCTCCGAAAGCTGCTGGAGGCGTAG
- a CDS encoding M56 family metallopeptidase produces the protein MLAVAIALAVFAFALAWPVPVVLATAAWPRRMPGAALVLWQAIALAGGLSMIGSLLVFGLIPFGDDLPHAAGAFLADLVAGRLPADANFFEMFALAGAVLLGAHLLLNLVRTSWRAERQRRHHVQLLRLLSDPLPEQPGTRVIDHATPVAYCLPGAPRAVTVLSAGLLELLPDEELAAVVAHERAHVTQHHHVLQVAFSAWRSALPWFPIATRAHEAVGLLIELLADDQARRTVSERNLSRAVARVALAANGTGDGASSPVGPFSPVPATPAEWADARVARLTDVASTTAPALRLSVLACAVALVLVPTLMLLGPAVR, from the coding sequence ATGCTCGCCGTCGCCATCGCATTGGCGGTCTTCGCCTTCGCACTCGCCTGGCCCGTTCCCGTCGTCCTGGCCACGGCGGCATGGCCGCGCCGCATGCCCGGAGCCGCCCTGGTGCTCTGGCAGGCGATAGCGCTCGCCGGAGGCCTGTCGATGATCGGCTCGCTGCTCGTGTTCGGACTCATCCCGTTCGGCGACGACCTGCCGCACGCCGCCGGCGCCTTCCTCGCCGACCTCGTCGCGGGACGACTGCCCGCCGACGCGAACTTCTTCGAGATGTTCGCGCTCGCCGGAGCCGTGCTGCTCGGCGCGCACCTGCTGCTCAACCTCGTGCGCACGAGCTGGCGGGCCGAGCGCCAGAGGCGGCATCACGTGCAGCTGCTGCGCCTGCTGTCGGATCCCCTGCCGGAACAGCCGGGAACGCGGGTCATCGACCACGCCACGCCCGTCGCGTACTGCCTCCCCGGTGCTCCCCGCGCCGTCACCGTGCTCTCTGCCGGCCTGCTCGAGCTGCTGCCAGACGAGGAGCTCGCCGCCGTCGTGGCCCACGAACGGGCGCACGTGACCCAGCACCATCACGTGCTGCAGGTGGCGTTCAGCGCGTGGCGCAGCGCGCTGCCGTGGTTCCCGATCGCGACGCGCGCACACGAAGCCGTCGGTCTGCTTATCGAGCTGCTCGCCGACGATCAGGCGAGGCGCACCGTCTCGGAGCGCAACCTGTCTCGCGCCGTCGCGCGCGTGGCGCTGGCCGCCAACGGCACCGGCGACGGCGCATCCTCGCCTGTCGGGCCGTTCTCCCCCGTTCCCGCCACGCCGGCCGAGTGGGCGGATGCCAGGGTCGCCCGCCTCACGGACGTCGCGTCGACGACGGCTCCCGCGCTCCGACTCTCCGTGCTCGCCTGTGCGGTCGCGCTCGTGCTGGTTCCCACGCTGATGCTGCTCGGCCCCGCCGTGCGCTGA
- the coaE gene encoding dephospho-CoA kinase has product MLIIALTGGIASGKSTVSRRLAEHGAVIVDADELAREVVEPGTVGLNAIRERFGDGVIAADGSLDRPALGAIVFGDPDALRDLNAITHPAVWQAATDRFAQAEASDPRAIVVYDVPLLVEASADRPLHFDRVVVVEADRDERMRRLVEDRGMSETDAQRRIASQADDAQRRAVADVVLDNNADRDALLARVDALWNELRSL; this is encoded by the coding sequence GTGCTGATCATCGCTCTGACCGGAGGAATCGCGTCGGGAAAGTCGACGGTGTCGAGGCGGCTCGCCGAGCACGGCGCCGTGATCGTCGACGCCGACGAGCTGGCGCGCGAGGTCGTGGAACCGGGCACCGTGGGGCTGAACGCGATCCGGGAACGGTTCGGTGACGGGGTGATCGCCGCCGACGGATCGTTGGACCGCCCCGCGCTGGGCGCCATCGTGTTCGGCGACCCCGACGCGCTGAGAGACCTCAACGCGATCACGCACCCGGCCGTCTGGCAGGCGGCCACCGACAGGTTCGCGCAGGCCGAGGCATCCGATCCCAGGGCGATCGTCGTCTACGACGTGCCGCTGCTCGTCGAAGCGTCGGCGGATCGTCCCCTGCACTTCGACCGCGTGGTGGTCGTCGAGGCCGACCGCGACGAACGCATGCGCAGGCTCGTCGAGGATCGCGGCATGAGCGAGACGGATGCCCAGCGCCGCATCGCCTCCCAGGCCGACGACGCGCAGCGCAGGGCCGTCGCCGACGTCGTGCTCGACAACAACGCGGATCGCGACGCACTCCTCGCACGCGTCGACGCGCTCTGGAACGAGCTGCGCTCGCTCTGA
- the mgtA gene encoding magnesium-translocating P-type ATPase gives MTPPASWWASAADDVLHAVGSGMSGLTSEDAAARLHTQQMATGHRRHTLSWPRLLLAQFTSPILLILVVGTVLSMVLGDLVDGGIIIVILLASGILGFWQEFRANTAVRALMASVRVSVTVVRDGANMSVPVDDVVTGDVVRLAAGNVIPADCRLVSSADLLVDESALTGESFPVEKDATATLAADAALSARSTAVYLGTHVVSGTGVAVAVAAGRDTELGRVSTSLAQKAKPTAFEAGTTRFGGLLVWVMLVLTLFVLIVNWMFGRNWVDSLLFALSLAVGISPQMLPAIVSLSLATGARRMAAKKVVVKRLNAIEDLGAVTVLCTDKTGTLTQGAADLDGHLDLDGDPSDSVLRLAALNAGLQTSFANPLDDAILKVATPPAGAKAIDECPYDFSRKRLSVLADIDGAPTLVSKGALDGLIAVSASARVGGRDVPLQQAVDGIQARFRDLSSHGYRVVGIAMKRMPPSTTHIAAADETGLTLIGLLTFFDPPKQSATDAIADLATLGVGVRMITGDNRLAAASTAAAVGLRTATVLTGSAIDALDDGALASTVAECDVFAEVEPAHKRRIVVALRAAGECVAFLGDGINDSPALHAADVGISVDTAVDVAKEASSVVLMDKGLGVVCDGIRLGRETFANTLKYIRVTTSSNFGNVLSMAAASLFLPFLPMLPRQILLLNFLGDLPSMAISGDHVDPELVERPGTWSLREIRTFMVIFGSLSTVFDLITFAALVWWLHAGEAEFHTGWFVLSAVTEILVMMSQRTRRLLFRSRPSTTLLLLGIAVALIAIVLPSVPIIARPMGFVPLPPVLIVAVVIITIAYIATNEVVKHVYYRWIRPRMAAAPERNSRAASGVVA, from the coding sequence GTGACGCCTCCCGCCTCCTGGTGGGCCTCCGCTGCCGACGACGTGCTGCACGCCGTCGGCAGCGGCATGTCCGGGCTGACGTCCGAGGATGCCGCTGCCCGGCTGCACACCCAGCAGATGGCAACAGGTCACAGGCGCCACACGCTGAGCTGGCCGCGGCTGCTGCTCGCGCAGTTCACCTCGCCGATCCTGCTCATCCTGGTCGTGGGCACGGTGCTGTCCATGGTGCTCGGCGATCTCGTCGACGGCGGAATCATCATCGTCATCCTGCTCGCCAGCGGGATTCTCGGGTTCTGGCAGGAGTTCCGGGCGAACACCGCGGTGCGCGCGCTGATGGCGAGCGTGCGGGTCAGTGTCACGGTCGTGCGAGACGGGGCGAACATGAGCGTGCCCGTCGACGACGTGGTCACGGGCGATGTGGTGAGGTTGGCCGCCGGCAACGTGATTCCCGCAGACTGCCGCCTGGTGTCGAGCGCCGATCTGCTCGTCGACGAGTCCGCGCTCACCGGCGAGTCCTTCCCGGTCGAAAAGGATGCCACGGCCACACTCGCCGCCGATGCCGCACTGTCGGCGCGGAGCACCGCCGTGTATCTCGGCACGCACGTCGTCAGCGGAACGGGAGTCGCGGTCGCCGTCGCTGCGGGTCGCGACACGGAGCTCGGACGGGTGTCCACGTCGCTGGCGCAGAAGGCCAAGCCCACCGCCTTCGAAGCCGGCACCACGCGCTTCGGCGGCCTGCTCGTCTGGGTCATGCTCGTGCTCACCCTGTTCGTGCTCATCGTCAACTGGATGTTCGGCCGCAACTGGGTGGACTCGCTGCTCTTCGCGCTCTCGCTCGCCGTCGGCATCAGCCCGCAGATGCTGCCGGCCATCGTCTCGCTCTCGCTGGCGACGGGTGCACGCCGGATGGCCGCGAAGAAGGTCGTCGTGAAGCGGCTGAACGCGATCGAGGACCTCGGCGCCGTCACGGTGCTGTGCACGGACAAGACGGGCACGCTCACCCAGGGTGCCGCCGACCTCGACGGCCACCTCGACCTGGACGGCGATCCATCCGATTCCGTGCTCCGCCTCGCGGCGCTGAACGCCGGCCTGCAGACGTCGTTCGCGAATCCTCTCGACGATGCCATCCTCAAGGTCGCGACGCCTCCCGCAGGCGCGAAGGCGATCGACGAGTGCCCCTACGATTTCAGCCGCAAGCGGCTGTCCGTGCTCGCCGACATCGACGGTGCGCCGACGCTCGTGTCCAAGGGCGCACTGGACGGACTCATCGCCGTCTCCGCCTCGGCACGCGTGGGTGGCCGTGACGTCCCCCTGCAGCAGGCGGTGGACGGCATCCAGGCCCGCTTCCGCGACCTGAGCTCGCACGGTTACCGCGTGGTCGGTATCGCGATGAAGCGCATGCCACCCAGCACAACGCACATCGCCGCAGCCGATGAGACCGGCCTCACGCTGATCGGCCTCCTCACGTTCTTCGATCCTCCCAAGCAGAGCGCGACGGATGCCATCGCCGACCTCGCCACTCTCGGCGTCGGCGTGCGCATGATCACAGGCGACAACCGACTCGCCGCGGCCTCGACCGCCGCGGCCGTCGGATTGCGCACCGCCACCGTGCTCACCGGCTCTGCGATCGACGCGCTCGACGACGGCGCCCTCGCGTCGACCGTCGCCGAGTGCGACGTGTTCGCCGAGGTGGAGCCGGCGCACAAGCGCCGCATCGTCGTCGCACTGCGTGCGGCGGGGGAGTGCGTCGCGTTCCTCGGCGACGGCATCAACGACTCACCCGCGCTGCACGCCGCCGACGTGGGCATCTCGGTGGACACCGCGGTGGATGTGGCGAAAGAGGCTTCCAGCGTCGTGCTCATGGACAAGGGGCTCGGCGTCGTCTGCGACGGGATCCGGCTCGGAAGGGAGACGTTCGCCAACACCCTGAAGTACATCAGGGTGACCACGAGCTCGAACTTCGGCAACGTGCTCTCCATGGCGGCGGCGAGCCTGTTCCTGCCGTTCCTGCCGATGCTGCCACGGCAGATCCTGCTGCTGAACTTCCTCGGCGATCTTCCCTCCATGGCCATCTCGGGCGACCACGTCGACCCCGAGCTGGTGGAACGGCCGGGCACCTGGAGCCTGCGGGAGATCCGCACCTTCATGGTGATCTTCGGCTCGCTGTCGACGGTGTTCGATCTCATCACGTTCGCCGCGCTGGTGTGGTGGCTCCACGCGGGCGAGGCGGAGTTCCACACCGGGTGGTTCGTGCTCTCCGCGGTGACCGAGATCCTCGTCATGATGTCGCAGCGCACCCGGCGTCTCCTGTTCCGCTCCCGGCCCTCCACGACCCTGCTCCTGCTCGGCATCGCGGTCGCCCTCATCGCGATCGTCCTTCCCTCGGTGCCGATCATCGCGCGACCGATGGGATTCGTGCCGCTCCCGCCGGTGCTCATCGTGGCCGTCGTGATCATCACGATCGCCTACATCGCGACGAACGAGGTGGTCAAACACGTCTATTACCGGTGGATTCGTCCGCGCATGGCCGCCGCGCCCGAGCGGAATAGCAGGGCGGCATCCGGTGTTGTTGCGTGA